The Natronoglycomyces albus genome has a segment encoding these proteins:
- a CDS encoding MFS transporter produces MSTVTDSVSAANPHTRALASPRQWWGLSILVLPTWLLGLDVGVLHLAAPQLGAALAPSSTQMLWILDIYGFMIAGFLVTMGTLGDRIGRRKLLLIGAAAFGCASVLAAYSQSAEMLILTRALLGIAGATLMPSTLALISNIFVDPRQRSIAIGIWLVNFMSGIALGPVVGGLLLEYFWWGSVFLLGVPVMVLLLATGPFILPEFKDPSAGRLDLVSVALSLAALLPIVYGFKEMAKSGLQPAALLAIGIGLLMGLVFARRQRRLPNPLLDLSLFRNSTFSAALVVLLLVHIALSFIMVLLQQLQLVEGLSALHAGLWLLPGLVGNIAMAIIAPILARHVQPVYVIVTGLVLAVAGYGFYTQVDTDGGLATLIVGSVLMFVGLAPMIVLGTDLVVSAAPPAKAGSAASLSETAAELGIALGVAYFGSVMTAVYARQMAQADLPHNPDGGEVDPSVRDNLPAALAAAEQGPPEFAHQLLNPAREAFTAGLNLGAVTVGLMLVAVTVAAMLSLRGIKRIG; encoded by the coding sequence ATGTCCACTGTGACCGACTCTGTGTCGGCGGCGAACCCGCACACCCGTGCCCTAGCATCGCCCCGGCAATGGTGGGGTCTGAGCATCCTGGTCCTGCCCACGTGGCTATTGGGACTGGACGTGGGTGTCTTGCACCTGGCTGCTCCGCAACTGGGGGCGGCGCTGGCTCCCAGTAGCACCCAAATGCTGTGGATTCTAGACATCTACGGCTTTATGATCGCTGGGTTCCTCGTCACCATGGGAACTCTGGGGGACCGGATCGGGCGCCGCAAACTGCTGCTTATAGGCGCGGCGGCCTTCGGATGCGCCTCGGTGTTGGCGGCCTACTCGCAGTCGGCCGAGATGCTCATCTTGACGCGGGCTCTACTGGGAATCGCCGGTGCCACTCTTATGCCCTCGACGCTTGCGCTCATCTCTAACATCTTCGTCGACCCGCGTCAGCGATCAATCGCCATCGGGATATGGCTGGTGAATTTCATGAGCGGGATCGCCCTGGGCCCGGTTGTGGGCGGGCTGCTGCTGGAGTACTTCTGGTGGGGCTCGGTCTTTCTGCTGGGCGTACCCGTCATGGTGTTGTTGCTGGCCACTGGACCGTTCATACTGCCAGAGTTCAAAGATCCCTCCGCCGGACGTCTTGACCTCGTCAGCGTGGCGTTGTCGTTGGCGGCGCTATTGCCGATCGTCTATGGGTTCAAGGAAATGGCAAAGTCAGGGCTGCAGCCAGCTGCGTTGCTGGCCATTGGCATCGGGCTGCTCATGGGCCTGGTCTTCGCCCGCCGGCAGCGCCGCCTGCCCAACCCTCTGCTAGATCTAAGCCTGTTTCGTAACTCGACCTTCAGCGCCGCCTTGGTCGTCTTGCTGTTGGTGCACATCGCGTTGAGCTTCATCATGGTGTTGTTGCAACAGCTGCAACTTGTCGAGGGATTGAGCGCACTGCATGCCGGACTCTGGCTTCTTCCGGGCTTGGTGGGAAACATTGCCATGGCGATCATCGCCCCCATCTTGGCTCGCCACGTACAGCCGGTCTATGTCATCGTCACAGGCCTGGTCTTGGCAGTGGCAGGATATGGCTTCTACACACAGGTAGACACTGATGGCGGTTTGGCGACCCTTATCGTCGGCTCGGTCCTGATGTTCGTCGGACTAGCTCCCATGATTGTTTTGGGAACTGACCTGGTGGTCTCGGCCGCTCCTCCAGCCAAGGCAGGGTCGGCCGCCTCGTTGTCCGAGACTGCGGCCGAACTAGGCATTGCGCTAGGGGTGGCGTACTTCGGCAGTGTCATGACCGCGGTGTACGCGCGCCAGATGGCTCAGGCGGACTTGCCTCACAACCCCGACGGGGGCGAGGTTGACCCGAGCGTGCGCGATAATCTGCCCGCTGCTCTTGCCGCAGCCGAGCAGGGACCGCCGGAGTTCGCTCACCAGCTGCTGAACCCTGCTCGGGAGGCATTCACCGCCGGACTCAACCTGGGGGCGGTGACTGTGGGCCTGATGCTGGTCGCCGTCACAGTCGCGGCCATGCTTTCTTTGCGGGGAATCAAACGTATCGGCTAG